A single window of Rhodococcus jostii RHA1 DNA harbors:
- a CDS encoding response regulator, which produces MRVVVGDDHPIFRDGVVRALLASGDIEVVGEADDGAAALALIRELAPDVALLDYRMPELDGSQVAAAVRRAELATRVLLLSAHDESAIVYHALQEGAAGFLPKESTRAEIVKAVLDCAQGRDVLPASLAVGLAGEVRRRSEPVGPALSGREKEVLALIARGQSIPTIAGELYLAPSTVKTHVQRLYEKLGVSDRAAAVAEAMRRGLLE; this is translated from the coding sequence GTGCGGGTCGTGGTGGGCGACGACCACCCGATCTTTCGGGACGGTGTCGTCCGTGCGCTCCTCGCGAGTGGCGACATCGAAGTGGTCGGTGAGGCGGACGACGGTGCGGCGGCGCTCGCCCTGATCCGCGAACTCGCCCCCGACGTCGCACTGCTCGACTATCGGATGCCGGAGCTCGACGGTTCCCAGGTGGCGGCGGCCGTGCGACGAGCCGAACTCGCCACGCGCGTGCTGCTGCTGTCTGCGCACGACGAATCCGCGATCGTGTACCACGCGTTGCAGGAGGGGGCGGCGGGATTCCTGCCGAAGGAGTCGACCCGGGCGGAGATCGTGAAAGCCGTCCTGGACTGCGCACAGGGCCGCGACGTCCTCCCCGCCTCCCTCGCGGTCGGACTGGCAGGCGAGGTGCGTCGTCGCAGTGAACCGGTCGGGCCGGCGCTGAGCGGTCGGGAGAAGGAAGTGCTGGCGCTCATTGCGCGCGGGCAGAGCATTCCCACGATCGCCGGTGAGCTGTACCTGGCGCCGTCGACGGTCAAGACCCATGTCCAGCGCCTCTACGAGAAGCTCGGGGTCAGCGACCGCGCCGCCGCGGTGGCCGAGGCGATGCGACGCGGCTTGCTGGAGTGA
- a CDS encoding sensor histidine kinase, translating into MPHPSQSRVVRRYSTEAVRVTAILRLPLIGLMALLGPVIRVTHWQPDVFAGLLIGYAAVALGWLIFVLVRDVGPWAGWVSTAADVTAVVALCVVSGGATSVLLPVFFLLPISVAFQYRPRLTAIVGVCTAVGYQVVWIVYSKRDDAVGFPDEVYLYFGFLLWLAAATTALSYVLVRRSATVISLMDVRRQLIAESMGAEERERRQLAEDLHDGPLQNVLAARLDVEEALERNPDDMLVAAESALRETAAQLRSTVTTLHPQVLAQLGLTAALRELADLYARRGFEMTVSVDDVGHPDCQELLYRVARELLTNVSKHARATTIELALTRAGGRTTLTVADDGAGFDPAVVPERVAQGHIGLASHIVRVESLGGTFDVTSSPGSGTRVVVTVPDSG; encoded by the coding sequence GTGCCGCATCCGTCCCAGAGTCGCGTAGTTCGTCGTTACAGCACCGAGGCGGTCCGGGTGACCGCCATACTCCGGTTACCGCTGATCGGTCTGATGGCGCTGCTCGGACCGGTGATCCGCGTGACGCACTGGCAACCCGACGTCTTCGCGGGGCTGCTGATCGGGTATGCGGCGGTCGCTCTCGGCTGGCTGATCTTCGTCCTGGTGCGGGACGTCGGACCGTGGGCGGGCTGGGTGTCCACGGCCGCGGACGTCACCGCGGTGGTGGCGTTGTGCGTCGTCTCCGGCGGCGCGACGTCGGTGCTGCTCCCGGTGTTCTTCCTGTTGCCGATCTCGGTGGCGTTTCAGTACCGGCCGCGTCTGACGGCGATCGTCGGCGTCTGCACCGCCGTCGGGTACCAGGTGGTGTGGATCGTCTACTCCAAGCGCGACGACGCAGTCGGCTTCCCCGACGAGGTGTACCTCTACTTCGGTTTCCTGTTGTGGCTCGCGGCCGCGACGACGGCGTTGTCGTACGTGCTGGTCCGGCGCTCTGCGACGGTGATCTCGCTGATGGATGTGCGCAGGCAGTTGATCGCCGAATCGATGGGTGCCGAGGAACGCGAGCGACGGCAACTGGCCGAGGACCTCCACGACGGGCCCCTGCAGAATGTGCTGGCCGCCCGGCTGGATGTGGAGGAGGCCCTGGAGCGGAACCCGGACGACATGCTCGTCGCCGCCGAGTCCGCCCTCCGCGAGACCGCGGCGCAGCTGCGGTCCACCGTCACCACACTGCATCCGCAGGTCCTCGCGCAGCTGGGCCTCACCGCGGCGCTGCGCGAGCTCGCGGATCTCTACGCCCGGCGGGGGTTCGAGATGACGGTGAGCGTCGACGACGTCGGTCACCCCGACTGCCAGGAGCTGCTCTACCGGGTGGCGCGGGAACTGCTCACCAACGTGTCGAAGCACGCCCGCGCCACCACGATCGAACTCGCACTCACCCGCGCCGGCGGGCGGACCACGCTGACGGTCGCCGACGACGGCGCCGGATTCGACCCGGCCGTCGTCCCGGAACGGGTGGCGCAGGGGCACATCGGACTGGCCTCGCACATCGTGCGGGTCGAAAGCCTCGGCGGCACCTTCGACGTCACGTCCTCACCCGGATCGGGCACCCGAGTGGTGGTGACGGTCCCGGACTCCGGCTGA
- a CDS encoding type 1 glutamine amidotransferase domain-containing protein translates to MTSAETLRGRKVAILATDGVEEVELVEPRKAVEDAGAEVRLISLSPGKIQAMNSDVNAAGTYAVDAAVGDVSVADFDALILPGGTTNPDHLRMDASAVAFVRDFVDSGKPVGVICHGPWTLVEADVVRGRTLTSYPSVRTDIRNAGGTVVDEEVVVDNGLVSSRNPDDLPAFCAKIVEEFAEGRHPQ, encoded by the coding sequence ATGACATCGGCAGAGACACTTCGCGGCCGGAAGGTCGCGATCCTGGCCACCGACGGCGTCGAGGAAGTCGAACTCGTCGAACCCCGGAAGGCCGTGGAGGACGCCGGCGCGGAGGTCCGGCTGATCTCGTTGTCCCCCGGCAAGATCCAGGCCATGAACTCGGATGTGAACGCGGCAGGCACCTATGCCGTCGACGCCGCCGTCGGCGACGTGTCGGTCGCCGACTTCGACGCATTGATCCTGCCGGGCGGTACCACGAACCCCGACCACCTCCGGATGGACGCGTCCGCCGTCGCCTTCGTCCGCGACTTCGTCGATTCGGGCAAACCAGTGGGCGTGATCTGCCACGGACCGTGGACGTTGGTCGAGGCCGACGTCGTCCGCGGCCGCACTCTCACGTCGTATCCCAGCGTGCGCACCGACATCCGCAACGCGGGCGGAACCGTGGTCGACGAGGAAGTGGTGGTCGACAACGGGTTGGTGTCGAGCCGCAACCCCGACGACCTACCCGCGTTCTGCGCGAAGATCGTCGAGGAATTCGCCGAGGGCCGCCACCCACAGTGA
- a CDS encoding FAD-dependent oxidoreductase yields the protein MPSLWLDHVAGHRGAVTGRSWDERGRYDTVVVGAGVTGLILGLLLARAGQHVAVVEARTIGAVTTGNTTGKVSVLQGTRLAEIGRRHAVHILRSYVEGNLEGQQWLLRYCHDRGIPVGTAPDFTFAQTESGVDAVRAQYTAARSAGLPVRLVPELDIPVPHVDAVTIDDQAFLDPMPVLHAVARDLITHGGDVFEHRRVTSVRTLVRFHVLATPDGDIEARRVVLATGTPILDRGGFFARLTAERSYAAAFRVPGGAPGGMYLTADQPTRSLRPADDGRVLVVGGNGHDVGRSTSPQAAVDDLLAWTGRHFPGATPTHRWSAQDYSSLNALPYVGPLVPGRDGILVATGYGKWGLSNGVAAALALAGRILGGHMRWAEAFQSYSPTQLFDLPAAVKANGEVAREMAAGWGDALVGRQRGKGRARIVREGLLPVGEYTSNGHTERVCAVCPHLGGVLRWNDAEASWDCPLHGSRFTAGGTLLEGPATTDLRRL from the coding sequence ATGCCTTCTCTGTGGCTCGATCACGTCGCCGGGCACCGCGGTGCGGTCACCGGGCGGTCATGGGACGAACGTGGACGGTACGACACCGTGGTGGTGGGCGCGGGGGTGACCGGACTGATCCTCGGGTTGCTGCTCGCCCGTGCGGGACAACACGTCGCCGTCGTGGAAGCGCGGACCATCGGCGCCGTCACGACGGGGAACACCACGGGCAAGGTCAGTGTGCTGCAAGGTACCCGGCTCGCCGAGATCGGCCGACGTCACGCAGTGCACATCCTGCGGTCGTACGTCGAGGGAAATCTGGAGGGCCAGCAGTGGCTGCTCCGGTACTGCCACGACCGCGGGATTCCCGTCGGCACGGCACCGGATTTCACGTTCGCGCAGACCGAGTCCGGCGTCGACGCGGTGCGCGCTCAATACACGGCCGCCCGATCGGCGGGCCTGCCCGTCCGCCTGGTGCCGGAACTCGACATCCCGGTGCCCCACGTCGACGCCGTCACAATCGACGACCAGGCGTTCCTGGACCCGATGCCCGTTCTCCATGCGGTGGCCCGCGACCTGATCACGCACGGCGGCGACGTGTTCGAGCACCGTCGCGTGACATCGGTCCGGACGCTGGTGCGATTCCACGTCCTGGCGACGCCGGACGGCGACATCGAAGCCCGCCGCGTGGTTCTCGCGACGGGAACGCCGATCCTCGACCGCGGAGGATTCTTCGCGCGGCTGACGGCGGAGCGATCCTATGCGGCGGCGTTCCGGGTGCCGGGCGGTGCCCCCGGCGGCATGTACCTGACCGCCGATCAGCCCACACGGTCGCTGCGCCCGGCCGACGACGGCCGTGTTCTGGTCGTCGGCGGCAACGGTCACGACGTCGGGCGAAGCACGTCGCCACAGGCCGCGGTCGACGATCTGCTGGCCTGGACCGGCCGTCACTTTCCCGGGGCGACGCCGACCCACCGCTGGTCGGCGCAGGATTACTCCTCGCTGAACGCGCTTCCCTACGTCGGCCCACTGGTTCCCGGCAGAGACGGCATTCTCGTCGCGACGGGGTACGGAAAGTGGGGACTCTCGAACGGCGTCGCCGCCGCTCTTGCGCTCGCCGGACGCATTCTCGGTGGCCACATGCGGTGGGCGGAGGCCTTCCAGAGCTATTCGCCGACGCAGCTTTTCGACCTTCCCGCGGCGGTGAAGGCGAACGGCGAGGTGGCGAGGGAGATGGCTGCGGGCTGGGGCGACGCACTCGTGGGGAGACAACGCGGGAAGGGCCGGGCTCGCATCGTGCGAGAGGGACTGCTGCCCGTCGGCGAGTACACCTCGAACGGTCACACCGAGCGGGTCTGCGCCGTCTGCCCGCACCTCGGTGGTGTGCTCCGCTGGAACGATGCGGAGGCGTCGTGGGACTGCCCGCTGCACGGGTCCCGATTCACTGCCGGCGGAACACTTCTCGAGGGCCCCGCAACCACCGATCTCCGACGGCTCTGA